In a single window of the Rhizobium tropici CIAT 899 genome:
- a CDS encoding GNAT family N-acetyltransferase produces MRNIGSQIETPRLLLRPSRLSDTPALFEFLGDKEAMKHTHADVTPGECRRRIAVHEWRRRRDGYAPWTAVRKKDARIIGWGGLYNDPFDPGWGCEIGYFFRRDAWGYGYASELVAAALHFADRELRLGEVRAFAHPENTASRKILEMAGFGIVRFVPEMNRLLLSRARRGDNIVDRDG; encoded by the coding sequence ATGAGAAACATCGGATCGCAGATCGAAACGCCACGGCTGCTGCTCCGTCCTTCGCGTCTATCCGATACTCCTGCTCTGTTCGAATTTCTGGGCGACAAGGAAGCCATGAAGCATACGCATGCGGACGTGACGCCTGGCGAATGCCGTCGCAGGATCGCGGTTCACGAATGGCGCCGGCGGCGCGATGGATATGCACCCTGGACCGCTGTCAGAAAGAAAGATGCAAGAATCATCGGCTGGGGCGGCTTGTACAACGATCCGTTTGACCCAGGCTGGGGCTGCGAAATCGGATACTTTTTCCGCCGGGACGCCTGGGGATATGGCTACGCATCGGAATTGGTCGCCGCGGCGCTGCATTTTGCCGACAGGGAGCTGCGGCTTGGCGAAGTCCGCGCCTTTGCCCACCCTGAAAACACAGCTTCCAGGAAGATCCTGGAAATGGCAGGTTTCGGGATCGTTCGCTTCGTTCCTGAGATGAATCGCCTGCTCCTTTCCAGAGCCCGGCGTGGGGACAACATAGTAGATCGAGACGGATGA
- a CDS encoding ABC transporter substrate-binding protein encodes MTILKSVLAVSALCATLGFAASTAFAASTSYPLTIDNCGVKVTFQKAPERAIGLGQNSAEILLLLGLENKMVGTAFWPNKVLPQLAEANSKVKLLTVEFPTFESILSENPDFVTAALPTLMGPSSKVAKREDFEKLNIPTYVSPSMCPAQGASQDKYGYAARSQIWNMSTLYQEIDELSQIFDVRDKGQALITDLKKREEALRVDAPKDGKKLSYVFWFSSPSPSADAYVGGKNSPSGYIADLLGGTNAIKTDAESPQLGWESIIASNPDVIVVTQVDRNRWELDKVQAKIKFLTTDPATSQMTAVKNKAMVIMPAQAMNPSVQTIFGAEQVAEQLKALGLR; translated from the coding sequence GTGACCATATTGAAATCAGTTTTGGCCGTTTCAGCTCTTTGTGCGACCCTTGGCTTTGCCGCGTCAACAGCCTTTGCCGCTTCGACCAGCTATCCGTTGACCATCGATAATTGCGGCGTCAAGGTCACGTTTCAGAAGGCTCCGGAGCGCGCGATCGGGCTCGGCCAGAATAGCGCCGAAATTCTTCTCCTGCTCGGCCTCGAAAACAAAATGGTCGGCACCGCTTTCTGGCCCAACAAGGTTCTGCCGCAGCTTGCGGAAGCCAATTCCAAGGTCAAGCTGCTGACGGTCGAGTTCCCGACCTTTGAATCGATCCTCTCGGAAAATCCTGACTTCGTTACAGCCGCCCTGCCGACCCTGATGGGACCAAGCAGCAAAGTGGCAAAGCGCGAGGACTTCGAAAAGCTCAATATTCCGACCTATGTTTCCCCCAGTATGTGCCCGGCCCAGGGAGCCTCTCAGGACAAATACGGCTATGCCGCCCGTAGCCAGATCTGGAACATGAGCACTCTTTACCAGGAAATCGACGAGCTCTCGCAGATTTTCGACGTCCGCGACAAGGGCCAGGCGCTGATCACGGATCTGAAAAAGCGGGAAGAGGCACTGCGCGTGGATGCGCCGAAGGATGGCAAGAAGCTCTCCTATGTCTTCTGGTTCTCCAGCCCATCCCCATCTGCAGATGCCTATGTCGGCGGAAAAAACAGCCCGTCAGGCTATATCGCCGACCTTCTTGGCGGAACCAATGCCATCAAAACCGATGCGGAATCGCCGCAGCTCGGTTGGGAAAGCATCATCGCTAGCAATCCCGACGTCATCGTGGTCACCCAGGTCGACCGCAATCGCTGGGAACTCGACAAAGTCCAGGCAAAGATCAAGTTCCTGACGACCGATCCGGCGACCAGCCAGATGACGGCGGTGAAGAACAAGGCCATGGTGATCATGCCCGCGCAGGCGATGAATCCGAGCGTGCAGACAATTTTCGGCGCCGAACAGGTGGCTGAGCAGCTGAAGGCACTCGGCCTCAGGTGA
- a CDS encoding FecCD family ABC transporter permease produces the protein METSKSGRLLSRVAAPAGLFLACLAAIALVVGISVGIGDMPIPLSTTYFAITNKLGWTSVELNRIHETVIWEYRLSRALVAVFCGAGLALCGAIMQSMLRNPLAEPYVLGISAGASTGAVAVVILGIGAGAVSLSAGAFAGAFAAFILVAVLSNGARGGPDRTILAGVATSQLFNAATSYVVTTSGNAQQARDVMFWLLGSFSGVRWPEFALVSIVVGLGLIVCLFYSRLLDAFAFGDEAAASLGVNVGRTRIILFALTAVITATIVSMVGTIGFVGLVVPHAARFVVGPLHIRLLPACAITGAIFMVLADIASRILIPQQVLPIGVVTALVGVPFFSIILYRLQRAS, from the coding sequence GTGGAAACCAGTAAGTCCGGTCGCCTTTTGTCGCGGGTCGCCGCCCCTGCCGGACTTTTTCTGGCGTGCCTTGCAGCGATCGCGCTGGTGGTCGGCATCAGTGTGGGGATCGGCGACATGCCGATCCCGCTTTCCACCACCTATTTCGCCATCACGAACAAGTTGGGCTGGACCTCGGTCGAGCTCAACCGCATCCATGAAACCGTCATCTGGGAATATCGGCTGAGCCGCGCTTTGGTCGCCGTATTCTGCGGCGCGGGTCTCGCGCTTTGCGGTGCGATCATGCAGTCCATGCTGCGCAATCCCTTGGCCGAGCCTTACGTGCTCGGCATCTCCGCCGGCGCCTCCACCGGCGCGGTTGCTGTCGTTATTCTCGGGATCGGAGCTGGCGCCGTTTCGCTCTCCGCCGGTGCCTTCGCCGGTGCTTTTGCGGCCTTTATCCTCGTCGCCGTGCTTTCGAACGGAGCACGCGGTGGCCCGGACAGAACGATTTTGGCGGGTGTTGCCACGTCGCAGCTATTCAACGCAGCGACATCCTACGTCGTCACCACCTCCGGCAATGCCCAGCAGGCGCGCGACGTTATGTTCTGGCTGCTCGGAAGCTTCAGTGGTGTGCGCTGGCCGGAATTTGCACTGGTGTCGATTGTCGTCGGATTGGGTCTGATCGTCTGCCTGTTCTATTCGCGTCTGCTTGACGCTTTCGCTTTTGGCGACGAGGCGGCCGCCTCGCTCGGCGTAAATGTCGGCCGCACCCGTATCATTCTGTTTGCACTGACCGCGGTCATCACGGCAACCATCGTCAGCATGGTCGGCACGATCGGCTTCGTCGGTCTGGTCGTCCCGCATGCGGCGCGCTTCGTCGTCGGGCCGCTTCACATCCGGTTGCTGCCTGCCTGTGCCATTACCGGCGCCATCTTCATGGTTCTCGCCGATATTGCCTCCCGCATCCTCATTCCGCAGCAGGTTCTGCCGATCGGCGTGGTCACGGCGCTGGTCGGCGTTCCCTTCTTCTCCATCATTCTCTACCGGCTCCAGCGGGCATCATGA
- a CDS encoding ABC transporter ATP-binding protein — protein MSIKADNITWKIGAKTVLNGVSFEAPAGKMLGLLGPNGSGKTSLLRLLAGLKRPNSGRITLEEKNLQQMSRRSIARRVAFVEQHSTTNANLRVIDVVKLGRFPHRSMFSGWTSADDEAVEDALERAGMKEKREDRWQSLSGGEKQRTHIARALAQSPKELILDEPTNHLDIQHQIGLMRLVAGLPVTSIIALHDLNHAAMFCDQLIIMQQGGVVASGAPEDVLTEDLLRNVFAVEARIETSPHHDRPHIHYLR, from the coding sequence ATGAGCATAAAGGCCGACAATATCACCTGGAAAATCGGCGCGAAGACCGTTCTCAACGGCGTCTCTTTCGAGGCGCCTGCAGGCAAGATGCTTGGTCTCCTCGGGCCGAACGGCTCCGGCAAGACCTCGCTTCTGCGTCTACTTGCGGGGCTGAAACGGCCGAACTCCGGCCGCATCACTCTCGAAGAGAAGAATTTACAGCAGATGTCCCGCCGTTCGATCGCAAGGCGTGTCGCCTTCGTCGAGCAACACAGCACAACCAATGCCAATCTCAGGGTCATCGATGTCGTAAAGCTCGGCCGCTTTCCGCATCGCTCGATGTTCTCAGGCTGGACATCGGCAGATGACGAGGCCGTGGAAGACGCTCTCGAGCGCGCCGGCATGAAGGAGAAACGGGAGGACCGATGGCAGAGCCTGTCGGGCGGCGAAAAGCAGCGCACTCACATTGCGCGGGCTTTGGCACAGTCGCCGAAGGAACTGATCCTTGATGAGCCGACCAACCATCTCGACATCCAGCATCAAATCGGTCTGATGCGCTTGGTTGCCGGCCTGCCCGTCACCAGCATCATCGCTCTCCACGATCTCAACCACGCCGCGATGTTCTGCGATCAGCTGATCATCATGCAGCAAGGCGGGGTCGTGGCCTCCGGAGCCCCGGAAGACGTGCTGACGGAAGATTTGCTGAGAAATGTCTTTGCCGTTGAGGCAAGGATCGAGACCTCTCCTCACCACGACCGGCCGCACATTCACTATCTGCGCTGA
- a CDS encoding SDR family NAD(P)-dependent oxidoreductase yields MTDRLKGKIAIISGGATGMGGAASRLFAAEGAKVAIIDRNGDAATATVREIRDAGGVADHWVADVSNEAAVNAAVKGIEDRFGAVTVLFNHAGTIVIKPFLDTTLEEWEWLHGVNVRSMFLMTKAVLPGMIAAGGGSIVCTSSISAVAATPMEVLYDTTKGAVHMFARAIAVEFRDRNIRCNAVCPGFIRTPHGLREVAELQALGVDVSDAAIAAQQGRIGEPEDVARAALYLASDESNFVNGIHLFVDNGFTAI; encoded by the coding sequence GTGACGGATAGGCTCAAGGGCAAGATTGCCATCATTTCAGGCGGCGCCACCGGCATGGGCGGTGCGGCGTCGCGCCTGTTTGCGGCCGAAGGCGCCAAGGTGGCGATCATCGACAGAAACGGCGACGCAGCGACTGCGACCGTGCGCGAAATCCGAGACGCCGGTGGCGTTGCCGACCATTGGGTTGCCGATGTTTCGAATGAGGCGGCGGTCAATGCGGCAGTCAAAGGCATCGAAGACCGCTTTGGCGCGGTAACCGTGCTCTTCAATCATGCAGGCACCATCGTCATCAAGCCGTTCCTCGACACGACGCTTGAGGAATGGGAATGGCTGCACGGCGTCAACGTCCGCTCGATGTTCCTGATGACCAAGGCCGTGCTGCCGGGCATGATTGCTGCCGGCGGCGGTTCCATCGTCTGCACCTCGTCGATCTCGGCTGTTGCCGCAACCCCGATGGAGGTGCTCTACGACACGACGAAGGGGGCGGTGCACATGTTTGCCCGCGCCATCGCAGTCGAGTTCCGCGATCGCAATATCCGCTGCAATGCCGTCTGCCCCGGCTTCATCCGCACGCCGCATGGGCTGCGCGAAGTGGCTGAGTTGCAGGCTCTGGGTGTCGATGTCTCGGATGCGGCAATCGCCGCGCAACAAGGCCGGATCGGCGAACCCGAGGATGTGGCGCGTGCCGCCCTCTATCTTGCTTCCGACGAGTCCAACTTCGTCAACGGCATCCACCTTTTCGTCGACAACGGCTTTACCGCCATCTGA
- a CDS encoding type II toxin-antitoxin system VapC family toxin, with the protein MSFLLDTNAISMFAPSKASASNTFAEWVDEQDRQDAVYLSALTIHEIEKGVRLLEAKGAKAKAAGIHTWLQGLIVGYGDHILPVDKDIALESGRLEAKAVIAGHSPGTADAIIAGTASIHKLTVITANLKHFLPFGVAVKSPDQVGR; encoded by the coding sequence GTGAGCTTTCTTCTCGACACCAACGCGATCTCCATGTTCGCTCCGTCCAAAGCCAGCGCATCGAATACTTTTGCCGAATGGGTGGATGAACAGGATCGGCAAGATGCAGTCTACCTGTCAGCCCTGACGATCCACGAGATCGAAAAGGGCGTGCGATTGTTGGAAGCAAAAGGCGCCAAAGCAAAGGCTGCGGGAATTCATACCTGGCTGCAAGGATTGATTGTCGGCTATGGTGATCACATCCTGCCCGTCGACAAGGACATCGCTCTTGAATCCGGGAGGCTCGAGGCGAAAGCAGTCATCGCCGGGCATAGTCCCGGCACGGCGGATGCGATCATCGCGGGAACGGCAAGCATTCACAAGCTGACCGTGATCACCGCCAATCTCAAACACTTCCTGCCCTTCGGCGTAGCCGTCAAGTCACCGGATCAGGTGGGGCGATGA
- a CDS encoding type II toxin-antitoxin system Phd/YefM family antitoxin, whose translation MTMISLKDAKASFSYVIDQAAAGEFVTITRHGRAAAVVVSVKAAEEAKKAIRKGRPSLVQYLKTFPADFDPTEDVFSRNPAPSREVDL comes from the coding sequence ATGACAATGATCAGCTTAAAGGATGCCAAGGCGTCGTTTTCCTATGTCATCGATCAGGCTGCGGCCGGTGAGTTTGTAACAATTACCCGTCATGGGCGTGCCGCAGCCGTCGTTGTCAGCGTGAAGGCAGCCGAAGAGGCAAAAAAAGCGATCCGGAAGGGCCGACCGAGCCTGGTTCAATACCTGAAGACCTTTCCGGCTGATTTCGATCCCACCGAGGATGTTTTCTCCAGAAATCCTGCTCCATCTCGCGAGGTCGATTTGTGA
- a CDS encoding LysR family transcriptional regulator produces the protein MDRLTSLAVFGRVVECGGFSAAARRLNMSVTMVGNHVQSLEDHLGVRLLNRTTRRVSLTETGKYYYERSSQIIADLEEADRTAGALSTMPRGTLKLYTSGAIVRFLLPVVNEFMTLYPAISLDFNVGERSVDMIEEGYDLMIRTLPAPDSTLVARKLAPWRHMLVCSPEYRETHPMPKVPADLAEHNCLQYTYYPYGDEWRFEDADGKQVRVKISGNVVSNNAETLRFLLANGQGIFLAPSFIVFEEVAAGRLVRAMPDYRAMEFTISAIYPNRSHLPTKVRLFIDLLAERFVEHRKWMT, from the coding sequence ATGGATCGGTTGACCAGCCTCGCAGTCTTTGGCCGGGTGGTGGAATGTGGCGGTTTTTCCGCCGCCGCCCGCCGCCTCAACATGTCGGTCACCATGGTGGGCAACCATGTGCAGTCATTGGAAGATCATCTCGGTGTGCGGCTTCTGAACCGCACGACACGCCGGGTCAGCCTGACGGAAACCGGCAAATATTATTACGAGCGATCCTCGCAGATCATTGCCGATCTCGAGGAGGCCGACCGGACGGCGGGCGCGCTTAGCACCATGCCGCGCGGCACGTTGAAGCTCTATACCAGCGGCGCCATCGTCCGTTTCCTGCTTCCCGTCGTCAACGAGTTCATGACGCTATATCCGGCAATCTCGCTTGATTTCAACGTTGGTGAACGGTCGGTCGACATGATTGAGGAGGGTTACGATCTGATGATCCGAACCCTGCCGGCGCCGGATTCGACGCTCGTCGCGCGCAAGCTAGCGCCCTGGCGCCATATGCTCGTCTGCTCGCCCGAATATCGTGAAACGCATCCCATGCCGAAAGTGCCGGCCGACCTCGCGGAGCATAATTGCCTGCAATATACCTATTATCCCTACGGCGACGAATGGCGTTTCGAAGATGCTGACGGGAAGCAAGTGAGGGTCAAGATATCAGGCAATGTCGTCTCGAACAATGCCGAGACGCTGCGCTTTCTCTTGGCAAACGGACAGGGCATTTTTCTGGCCCCGAGCTTCATCGTCTTCGAAGAGGTCGCCGCCGGCCGTCTCGTGCGTGCCATGCCCGACTACCGCGCCATGGAATTCACCATCAGCGCGATCTATCCCAACCGCAGTCATCTGCCGACGAAAGTGCGTTTGTTCATCGACCTTTTGGCAGAGCGTTTCGTTGAGCACCGCAAGTGGATGACCTGA